One Methanobacterium sp. genomic region harbors:
- a CDS encoding redox-regulated ATPase YchF — protein sequence MLQIGVTGKPNVGKSSFFNSATLSQVEVASYPFTTIDANKAVAYVTTKCPCTKLEIICNPRNSKCVDGTRMIPVELIDVAGLVPGAHEGRGLGNKFLDDLRQSGAFIHIIDASGSTDEEGRPVDAGSHDPLEDVDFLEHEITMWLFGILKKNWSRLIRKAQAEKVDFARIIHDQLSGIGISLEDILEAKRSIPTEYHAWEDKDMQEFLAVLLRIAKPMLIVANKADLPTAEENVKRLQEKYENVIPASAESELALVKAAEAGLINYTSGDSDFEIVDPEKLSDAQKKALNYIKEHVLNKYGSTGVQEALNAVIFDLLKMIVVFPVEDEHKMCDGKGNVLPDAILIRTGSKPRDLAYVIHTDIGESFMHAMDARSCMRVSSDYELKSGDIISIICR from the coding sequence ATGCTACAGATCGGAGTAACAGGAAAGCCAAACGTCGGAAAATCTTCATTTTTTAATTCAGCAACTTTAAGTCAGGTTGAAGTTGCAAGTTATCCATTCACAACCATAGATGCAAATAAAGCAGTTGCCTATGTCACAACAAAATGCCCATGTACAAAACTAGAGATTATATGCAATCCCCGAAACTCAAAATGTGTTGACGGGACCCGGATGATACCTGTAGAACTCATAGATGTTGCAGGGTTAGTTCCAGGAGCTCACGAAGGACGTGGACTTGGAAATAAGTTTTTAGATGATTTAAGACAATCTGGAGCATTTATACATATAATAGACGCTTCAGGATCAACTGATGAAGAAGGACGACCTGTAGACGCAGGTTCTCATGATCCACTTGAAGACGTGGACTTCTTAGAGCATGAAATAACCATGTGGCTCTTTGGGATATTGAAGAAAAACTGGAGCCGGTTAATAAGAAAGGCCCAGGCAGAGAAGGTTGATTTTGCTAGAATTATACATGACCAGCTCAGCGGGATTGGAATATCATTAGAGGATATCCTTGAAGCAAAAAGGTCTATTCCTACAGAATATCATGCATGGGAAGATAAAGACATGCAGGAATTTTTAGCTGTTCTGCTGCGTATAGCTAAACCAATGCTCATAGTTGCCAACAAGGCAGACCTTCCAACTGCAGAGGAAAACGTGAAACGCCTGCAGGAAAAATACGAAAATGTAATTCCCGCATCTGCTGAATCAGAATTAGCTCTGGTAAAAGCTGCCGAAGCAGGTTTAATAAATTATACTTCTGGAGACTCAGACTTTGAAATAGTAGATCCTGAAAAATTAAGCGATGCCCAGAAAAAAGCCTTGAATTATATTAAGGAACATGTACTCAATAAATATGGAAGTACTGGAGTACAAGAAGCGTTAAACGCGGTAATTTTTGACCTTTTAAAGATGATCGTTGTTTTCCCTGTTGAAGACGAACATAAGATGTGCGACGGCAAAGGTAACGTGCTTCCAGACGCTATTCTAATTAGGACAGGGTCAAAACCAAGGGATTTAGCTTACGTAATCCATACAGATATTGGTGAGAGTTTCATGCATGCTATGGACGCGAGGAGTTGCATGAGGGTGAGCAGCGACTACGAACTTAAAAGTGGAGATATTATAAGTATTATTTGCCGGTGA
- a CDS encoding carboxypeptidase regulatory-like domain-containing protein, translating to MNIKRIILVLVCIFTLSLCSTVSAADTTNITANNSNSSFHSLQSTTSVKSTSSQVPDPLISGVVKDNSTNKGLGNVTIKVIQNNTQVAQTTTHNDGTYSLNFINSNTTYTIIASKLGYMPISKIVTVKHSSNLSDPNLYGIADFKLYKLLKYSGNASSYVLNIGALPKILLDIYAGKSSAWANSNSTTYSTGGGSSLEIKLLTASLLSGLLDVYSTGNEGYKSGGLLPTTNSTLNKILNNLGLNIGLLSAESNSSANPPSASGTSTLASIDLDITLLKALHILSLNVGAVGSSSSVIPDFNTGILLSTSKAGVANITVTLLGDKLLEIEALQTSATASVNGKPGGASATFNWHVASVKLLGATVTLDQLKAGIEIPGILTLSLGSQKTNTSADGTYAKVSGDALRLQVLDILGGGLVNLIIGHVEAEAQVPVGGLHVNTSDLEVTKTVNNTHPNYLQNITYTLKVHNNGPDTAAGVIVTDKLPAGLKFISANGNGTYNTTKGIWTIGTLKNGAEATLNIIAQVIASNTKITNIANITGANYDPDPNNDQSNSTITVGAASDLKITKTVNNNCPNYLQNVTYTLTAHNNGPNTATGVKVTDKLPAGLKFISSSGTGTYNPTTGTWTIGSLANGKDAILKIIAQVITSNTKITNIVSINGTNYDQNSTNNRNNSTITVKLASDLGITKTVNNANPKYLQKVTFTITAHNYGPDNATGVKVADKLPTGLKFISASGKGTYNPITGIWTIGNLANGENAVLNIVAQATAPNTKVTNTVTITGNNYDQKSSNNNAAAIVKIGPAADLAVKLSVSNAHPKYNQKVTFTITAYNYGPMNAKNVTVTLKMPKGFKYISKDKNIQYNSKTGVWTIGNLKSGSKVVLHVVEQAIVSNVKLTTVASIKGTAVIT from the coding sequence ATGAATATCAAAAGAATAATATTAGTATTAGTTTGCATTTTTACATTGAGTCTTTGCAGTACAGTTTCAGCAGCAGACACGACCAATATAACGGCCAATAACAGTAATTCTAGTTTTCACTCTTTACAATCAACAACAAGTGTAAAAAGTACCAGCAGCCAGGTTCCAGATCCCCTAATATCGGGAGTAGTCAAGGATAATTCTACCAACAAAGGCCTTGGAAACGTCACAATAAAAGTTATTCAAAACAACACGCAGGTAGCCCAAACTACAACTCACAATGACGGTACATACTCCTTAAACTTCATTAATTCCAATACAACTTACACGATAATCGCAAGCAAACTAGGATATATGCCAATATCTAAAATAGTGACAGTTAAACACAGTTCAAATCTAAGCGATCCTAATCTTTACGGTATTGCAGATTTTAAACTTTACAAACTGCTTAAATACAGCGGTAATGCTTCAAGTTATGTGTTAAACATAGGTGCATTACCTAAAATATTATTAGACATATATGCAGGAAAATCAAGTGCATGGGCAAATAGCAATTCCACAACTTATTCCACAGGAGGCGGATCCTCTCTAGAAATCAAACTTCTAACGGCCAGTCTATTATCTGGACTATTGGATGTATACTCAACAGGAAATGAAGGTTATAAATCTGGAGGACTGCTTCCAACAACTAATTCCACTTTAAACAAAATTTTAAATAACTTAGGACTCAATATAGGCCTTTTAAGTGCTGAATCAAATTCAAGCGCCAACCCCCCATCTGCAAGTGGAACAAGTACCCTCGCATCAATTGATCTGGATATAACACTTTTAAAAGCACTCCACATATTATCATTAAATGTAGGTGCAGTAGGTTCAAGCAGCAGCGTAATACCCGATTTTAATACAGGAATCTTATTGAGCACTTCAAAAGCAGGAGTAGCCAACATAACTGTAACACTTTTAGGTGATAAATTACTGGAAATTGAAGCATTACAAACAAGCGCGACAGCTTCAGTTAATGGGAAACCAGGAGGAGCATCTGCAACTTTCAATTGGCATGTAGCATCCGTAAAACTCTTAGGTGCGACTGTTACTCTGGACCAATTAAAAGCAGGGATTGAAATTCCAGGTATATTAACCCTATCCCTAGGCAGCCAAAAAACAAATACTTCCGCCGACGGTACTTATGCCAAAGTATCAGGTGATGCATTAAGACTACAAGTTCTTGACATTCTTGGAGGAGGCCTGGTTAATCTGATTATCGGCCACGTTGAAGCCGAAGCACAGGTTCCTGTAGGAGGACTACACGTAAACACTTCCGATCTTGAAGTGACCAAAACAGTGAACAATACACATCCAAACTACCTTCAAAACATAACTTACACATTAAAAGTACATAACAACGGGCCAGATACAGCAGCAGGCGTAATAGTAACAGATAAACTACCAGCAGGGTTAAAATTTATATCAGCTAATGGTAACGGTACTTACAATACTACAAAAGGAATATGGACAATCGGAACACTAAAAAATGGAGCAGAAGCAACATTAAATATCATAGCACAGGTCATCGCATCAAACACCAAAATAACCAACATAGCCAATATAACAGGGGCTAACTACGATCCAGATCCTAATAATGATCAATCCAATTCAACTATAACTGTAGGTGCAGCTTCAGATTTAAAAATTACTAAAACAGTAAACAATAACTGTCCAAATTACCTGCAAAATGTCACATACACATTAACAGCACACAACAACGGACCAAACACGGCAACCGGAGTAAAAGTAACAGATAAACTACCAGCAGGGTTAAAATTCATATCTTCCAGTGGCACTGGAACATATAACCCCACAACAGGAACATGGACAATCGGAAGCCTGGCAAACGGGAAAGATGCAATACTAAAAATTATAGCACAGGTAATTACATCAAACACCAAAATAACTAACATTGTATCCATAAACGGGACTAACTACGACCAAAACTCAACCAACAACCGAAATAACTCAACAATAACTGTAAAACTCGCTTCAGATCTAGGAATTACCAAAACTGTAAACAATGCAAATCCTAAGTACCTGCAGAAGGTTACATTTACCATAACCGCACACAACTACGGACCAGATAATGCTACAGGAGTTAAAGTCGCTGATAAATTACCTACAGGGTTAAAATTCATATCAGCCAGTGGTAAAGGAACATATAATCCCATAACAGGAATATGGACCATCGGAAACTTAGCAAACGGAGAAAATGCAGTACTTAACATAGTGGCACAAGCTACCGCTCCAAACACTAAGGTAACTAACACTGTCACCATAACTGGAAACAACTACGATCAAAAATCCAGCAACAACAATGCAGCTGCAATCGTGAAAATTGGACCAGCAGCGGATCTAGCTGTAAAGCTATCAGTGAGCAATGCACACCCTAAATATAATCAAAAAGTTACTTTTACAATAACAGCATACAATTACGGGCCAATGAACGCTAAAAACGTTACTGTAACCCTTAAAATGCCTAAAGGATTCAAATACATATCCAAAGACAAGAACATCCAGTATAACTCTAAAACAGGAGTATGGACTATCGGTAATTTAAAAAGCGGTTCTAAGGTCGTGCTGCATGTAGTTGAACAAGCAATAGTCTCAAATGTCAAATTGACAACTGTTGCATCTATAAAAGGAACTGCAGTCATAACGTAA
- a CDS encoding NAD(P)/FAD-dependent oxidoreductase, whose translation MEYDVVIIGAGPAGLLAAAKLADHLKVVLVDKGRGMEGRACAALKNSTCRKCKPCNITGGLGGAGGLSDGKLNLRPDIGGNLEEFVSNEEAWNIITEIDDFFLRHGAPDELYSPSKGDTSEILKRSAAAGIKFIPIVQRHIGSDKTPAVINSIRKELESKGVVFLLETEVLDILAGTEIKGVIARDKSGNKFEIECDYVLAAPGRVGAYWLSDQLKKLKIPIKYNPVDIGVRVEVPQIVMESITEIEWDPKFHITTKTYDDFVRTFCVCPKGFVVEEVYDSFVGVNGHSMREKLSENTNFAFLVRVELTEPVENTSAYAFSVASIANILGGGKPIIQRLGDLKRGRRSTWKRIEKSHVIPTFNNVVPGDIAMALPNRLVVNIIEGLDALNEVIPGVTSDSTLLYAPEIKLYAMRTEVDRGLKTGIEGLYVAGDGAGVSRGIVGAAATGIIASNDILREINTI comes from the coding sequence ATGGAATATGATGTTGTGATAATTGGTGCAGGACCTGCAGGGCTGCTTGCAGCAGCTAAGTTAGCTGATCATCTTAAAGTTGTTTTAGTAGATAAAGGGAGGGGGATGGAAGGAAGAGCATGCGCTGCCCTTAAAAATAGCACCTGTAGAAAATGCAAACCCTGTAATATAACTGGAGGACTTGGTGGAGCCGGAGGGCTTTCTGACGGCAAGCTCAATTTAAGGCCGGATATAGGCGGTAACCTTGAAGAGTTTGTAAGCAATGAAGAAGCGTGGAATATTATAACTGAAATAGATGACTTTTTTTTAAGACATGGTGCCCCAGATGAGCTGTATTCTCCATCTAAAGGAGATACATCTGAAATTTTAAAGAGATCTGCAGCAGCTGGAATTAAATTTATCCCAATAGTCCAGAGGCACATTGGATCAGATAAGACACCTGCTGTCATAAACTCCATAAGGAAAGAACTTGAAAGTAAGGGTGTTGTTTTTTTACTTGAAACTGAAGTTTTGGACATTCTTGCGGGTACTGAAATAAAAGGAGTAATTGCACGGGATAAATCTGGAAATAAATTTGAAATAGAATGTGACTATGTACTAGCGGCACCTGGAAGAGTTGGTGCATACTGGCTCTCAGATCAGCTTAAAAAGCTTAAAATTCCTATAAAATACAACCCTGTTGATATTGGAGTTAGAGTTGAGGTTCCACAAATTGTAATGGAATCTATAACTGAAATAGAATGGGATCCCAAATTTCACATAACAACAAAAACATATGACGACTTTGTAAGAACTTTCTGTGTATGCCCTAAAGGGTTCGTTGTTGAAGAAGTATATGATAGTTTTGTTGGTGTAAATGGGCATTCTATGCGTGAAAAATTATCTGAAAATACTAACTTTGCATTTTTAGTTAGGGTAGAATTAACTGAACCTGTTGAAAATACCTCAGCATATGCATTTTCAGTTGCAAGCATTGCTAACATACTTGGGGGTGGAAAACCCATCATTCAAAGACTGGGAGATCTTAAAAGAGGCAGGAGATCAACATGGAAACGGATTGAAAAAAGCCATGTTATTCCAACATTTAACAATGTGGTGCCGGGCGATATTGCTATGGCCCTACCAAATAGGCTGGTCGTAAATATTATCGAAGGTCTTGATGCATTGAATGAAGTTATTCCTGGAGTAACATCTGATTCAACACTTCTTTATGCTCCAGAAATTAAACTGTATGCCATGAGAACGGAAGTAGATCGAGGGCTGAAAACTGGTATTGAAGGACTTTATGTGGCAGGAGATGGGGCAGGAGTTTCAAGAGGGATCGTTGGAGCTGCTGCAACTGGTATTATAGCTTCAAATGATATTTTAAGAGAAATTAACACCATTTAA
- a CDS encoding S8 family serine peptidase — MKKHIILLILVLISLFTFCSVASASNVSDTNDSINLSSTSNSSNIVINSTSKNTSSINYKKNELFVKFKYSSKASYQKISKMVNLQIGATVIKEYSDVKGLQLVRIPANMSLKDAIAKYKKNSNVIYAEPNYAYAENSIPDDTYYDYQWGLSQVNASEAWNITTGSHKVIIAVIDSGIDLNHPDLKANIWINKGEIPGNGIDDDHNGYIDDVYGWNFISGNSNISDDDGHGTHVAGIIAAAGNNSKGVTGVMWSATIMSLKFLDNEGNGYVDDAVSAIRYATKMGASIISCSWGGSEYSQALKDVIDASSALVVCAAGNRGCGANDDISPVYPACFTSKNIISVAATDTSDALASFSDYGLNSVDVAAPGTHICSTLPGSQYGYMQGTSMAVPYVTGLAGLIKSIRPDLTALQIKYTILNNVDYISSLAGKILTGGRINALKALTNIITDSTAPTVRVNLKGGSYYSPLNVTLTSSEPATIYYTLNGSNPTKNSLIYTGPIILKTSQTIKFMAIDRSGTLSYVYTDKYKIYRTVKYSYKAKVSHKKWYKKWYKHWYKRHGKWHYYWTYKWTYKLYYTYETRYGKKYILT, encoded by the coding sequence TTGAAAAAACATATAATACTGTTGATACTGGTATTAATTTCATTATTTACATTTTGTAGCGTAGCTAGCGCCTCAAATGTTTCTGATACAAATGATAGTATTAATCTATCTTCAACCTCTAATTCTTCAAATATAGTAATCAATTCAACCTCAAAAAATACTAGTTCTATAAATTACAAAAAAAATGAGCTTTTTGTTAAATTTAAGTACAGCAGCAAAGCCAGTTACCAAAAAATTTCCAAAATGGTTAACCTCCAAATTGGAGCTACTGTAATAAAAGAATACAGTGATGTAAAAGGATTACAACTGGTTAGAATACCTGCAAATATGTCCCTAAAGGATGCAATAGCAAAGTATAAAAAAAATTCTAACGTAATTTATGCAGAACCCAATTATGCCTATGCAGAAAATTCTATTCCGGATGACACTTACTATGATTATCAATGGGGACTTTCTCAGGTCAATGCCTCAGAGGCATGGAATATCACAACTGGATCACATAAAGTTATAATTGCAGTAATTGATTCTGGAATTGATCTAAATCACCCCGATCTTAAAGCCAATATATGGATAAATAAAGGCGAAATACCTGGAAATGGCATTGATGACGACCACAATGGATATATAGATGATGTTTATGGATGGAATTTCATCAGCGGCAATAGCAATATCTCCGATGATGACGGGCATGGCACCCATGTAGCAGGGATTATTGCAGCTGCGGGTAACAACTCCAAAGGAGTTACAGGAGTTATGTGGAGCGCCACCATCATGTCCCTAAAATTCCTTGATAATGAAGGGAACGGGTACGTAGATGATGCTGTATCTGCAATACGCTATGCAACCAAGATGGGAGCAAGCATAATAAGCTGTTCATGGGGAGGAAGTGAATACTCCCAAGCCCTTAAAGATGTAATTGATGCTTCTTCTGCCCTTGTAGTCTGTGCTGCAGGAAATAGAGGCTGTGGCGCAAATGATGATATTTCACCAGTCTACCCTGCATGCTTTACAAGTAAAAACATAATTTCAGTTGCAGCAACCGATACAAGCGATGCTCTTGCATCTTTTTCAGATTATGGATTAAATTCAGTTGATGTAGCTGCTCCCGGAACACATATATGCAGCACATTGCCCGGATCACAGTACGGATATATGCAAGGAACTTCGATGGCCGTACCCTATGTAACAGGGCTTGCAGGACTCATTAAGTCAATAAGGCCAGATCTAACTGCCCTTCAAATAAAATACACCATTTTAAATAACGTAGATTATATAAGTTCTTTAGCAGGGAAAATCTTAACTGGAGGCAGAATCAACGCTCTCAAAGCTTTGACAAACATAATAACAGATTCCACAGCCCCCACAGTAAGGGTTAATCTAAAAGGAGGCTCTTACTACAGTCCATTAAATGTAACCTTAACCTCAAGTGAACCTGCAACTATTTATTATACGCTGAATGGAAGTAACCCTACAAAAAACAGTCTGATTTATACAGGCCCTATTATCCTTAAAACCAGCCAAACCATCAAATTCATGGCCATTGACAGGTCAGGTACATTGTCATATGTTTACACGGATAAATACAAAATTTACCGGACAGTAAAATACAGCTACAAAGCAAAGGTTTCACATAAAAAATGGTACAAGAAATGGTACAAACACTGGTACAAACGCCATGGAAAATGGCACTACTACTGGACTTATAAATGGACCTATAAACTATATTACACATATGAAACACGGTACGGGAAAAAATACATCCTTACCTAA
- the cbiE gene encoding precorrin-6y C5,15-methyltransferase (decarboxylating) subunit CbiE, with translation MSKLYIVGIGPGSKDYLTLASKKAVESSDVVIGSRRALDLFKIPDHGKIELNAQNMKEDMKLAVSEVKNGKIVALLSTGDPGFSGILKPILKMKEDINIEVIPGVSSVQLCAAKLKIPWDEADLVTMHGKGISEDILDIINNGKPTIMLPNFKPAELAAYLIENDIDQDRKAAICEKLSYKDEKIIETSLKDISEMEFGYMCVMVVY, from the coding sequence ATGTCAAAGCTGTATATTGTAGGAATAGGTCCAGGATCTAAAGATTATTTAACTTTAGCTTCAAAAAAGGCGGTTGAATCTTCTGATGTAGTAATTGGAAGTAGGAGAGCACTTGATCTTTTTAAAATTCCAGATCATGGTAAGATAGAACTCAACGCTCAAAATATGAAAGAAGATATGAAACTCGCAGTTTCTGAGGTTAAAAATGGTAAAATTGTTGCACTGCTTTCAACTGGCGATCCTGGATTTTCCGGAATTTTAAAGCCGATTTTAAAGATGAAAGAGGATATAAATATTGAAGTTATCCCTGGAGTAAGTTCAGTTCAGTTATGTGCTGCAAAACTTAAAATTCCGTGGGATGAAGCTGATTTAGTTACTATGCATGGAAAAGGGATTTCAGAGGATATTTTAGATATCATCAACAATGGAAAACCTACAATAATGCTTCCAAACTTTAAACCAGCCGAATTAGCAGCTTATTTAATTGAAAATGACATTGATCAAGATAGAAAAGCGGCAATTTGTGAAAAACTCAGTTACAAGGATGAAAAGATAATAGAAACATCTTTAAAAGATATTTCAGAAATGGAATTTGGCTATATGTGTGTTATGGTTGTTTATTGA
- a CDS encoding cupin domain-containing protein, whose protein sequence is MLIRDIKNCDYFKALDNTILCELLHPKKENEDLNINYSIAHAILKAGESSLPHRLKTSIEIYYILEGTGIMHIDDESEKVQPGQVIYIPANSKQYIENIGHNELKFLAMVYPTWQEEDEELV, encoded by the coding sequence ATGTTGATAAGAGACATAAAAAACTGCGATTATTTTAAAGCCCTTGATAATACTATTCTCTGCGAATTACTGCATCCAAAAAAGGAAAATGAAGACTTAAATATAAATTACAGCATTGCCCATGCAATTTTAAAGGCGGGTGAATCTTCACTACCCCACCGATTAAAAACTTCCATTGAGATATACTACATCCTTGAAGGCACGGGCATTATGCATATTGATGACGAATCTGAAAAAGTTCAACCAGGCCAAGTCATTTATATTCCTGCAAATTCAAAGCAGTACATCGAAAATATCGGCCATAATGAGCTTAAATTTTTAGCCATGGTTTACCCAACGTGGCAGGAAGAAGATGAAGAATTAGTTTAA
- a CDS encoding heavy metal-binding domain-containing protein: MPINNDEGGLQQSFIVVSSNHVPGYEVVETKGFCYGLTVRSRGVGGQVGAGIRSMFGGEIKEYVKMMEESRDEAVYRMIDHAQQMGANAIISVRYDSNEVSNVMQEILAYGTAVIVRKK, from the coding sequence ATGCCTATAAACAATGACGAGGGAGGGTTACAGCAGAGTTTTATAGTGGTAAGCTCGAACCATGTCCCGGGATATGAAGTTGTTGAAACTAAAGGCTTTTGTTACGGGCTGACTGTCCGCAGTAGAGGTGTAGGCGGGCAGGTAGGTGCAGGAATACGTTCCATGTTTGGTGGAGAAATAAAGGAATACGTCAAGATGATGGAAGAGTCAAGGGACGAAGCAGTGTACAGGATGATAGATCATGCACAGCAAATGGGTGCCAATGCTATAATAAGCGTTCGGTATGATTCCAATGAAGTTTCAAATGTAATGCAGGAAATTTTAGCCTATGGAACTGCAGTAATTGTCCGTAAAAAATAG
- a CDS encoding HemK2/MTQ2 family protein methyltransferase produces MLEYNGIVIHTHPNVYEPAEDTFLLAENLDIQRRDEVLEIGTGTGLIAVTAAQKSKKVTATDINEDAVKCALKNTITNRTYNVELKQGNLFEPVKDEKFDLILFNTPYLPTEEDEKLDDELNAAFDGGLEGRETIDKFIEEVKDYLNEGGRVQLVQSSLSDNEKTIQKLDALGFEASITASEKCFFEEIVVITGILK; encoded by the coding sequence ATGCTAGAATACAACGGAATCGTAATTCACACTCATCCAAATGTCTATGAACCTGCAGAAGACACATTCTTACTTGCAGAAAATTTAGATATTCAAAGGAGAGATGAAGTACTTGAAATAGGGACAGGAACAGGCCTCATAGCAGTTACAGCTGCACAAAAATCAAAAAAAGTAACTGCAACTGACATAAATGAAGATGCAGTTAAATGCGCCCTTAAAAATACCATTACTAACCGGACTTATAACGTTGAATTAAAACAAGGGAACTTATTTGAGCCAGTTAAAGATGAGAAATTTGATTTAATCTTATTCAACACACCATACCTTCCAACTGAAGAAGATGAAAAGCTTGATGATGAGCTTAATGCTGCCTTTGATGGTGGTTTAGAAGGAAGAGAAACTATAGATAAATTCATTGAAGAAGTGAAAGATTACCTAAATGAAGGCGGTCGAGTCCAGCTCGTGCAATCATCTTTATCAGATAACGAAAAAACCATCCAAAAATTAGATGCACTGGGATTTGAGGCCAGCATCACAGCCAGTGAAAAATGTTTCTTTGAAGAAATCGTAGTTATAACCGGAATTTTAAAGTAA
- a CDS encoding CBS domain-containing protein, whose protein sequence is MDVEGKKIRRINDLQVSPVNNHYRLIGVDISLKGVLRRLGLEKIASSLKINLQEDYIDWKDIDVSTSKDNMFNLKLKVHEYDLKKLHPADIADIVEKLSVKDSVTILNSFDDEVAADILEEVSQENQMCLLDEIDSNKAANILNKMSPDDATDLLGCLSDSKTDNLLGLMDPEESKDLKKLLQYPEDTAGGIMTTEFAAVSEELKAGEVINKLKEMDKEAESIYYIYALSKQDNLTGVTSLKQVLFADQDKPIKEFMTKNVISVDVNKKQFDVIETIAKYNLLAIPVIDDENHLKGIVTVDDAIDLLLQSKS, encoded by the coding sequence GTGGATGTAGAGGGCAAAAAAATAAGAAGAATTAATGACCTGCAGGTATCTCCTGTTAACAATCATTATAGACTTATTGGAGTAGATATAAGTCTTAAAGGAGTACTGCGAAGACTTGGACTGGAAAAAATTGCCAGCAGCCTTAAAATAAACCTTCAAGAGGATTATATCGATTGGAAAGACATTGATGTCTCAACAAGCAAGGACAACATGTTCAACTTAAAATTAAAAGTTCATGAATACGACCTTAAAAAGCTTCACCCTGCAGACATAGCAGATATAGTTGAAAAGTTGAGCGTTAAAGATTCAGTTACCATCCTCAACTCCTTTGATGATGAAGTTGCTGCAGATATTCTGGAGGAAGTTTCACAGGAAAACCAGATGTGTTTACTGGATGAAATTGATTCTAATAAAGCTGCAAATATTTTAAATAAAATGTCGCCTGATGATGCAACTGATTTACTCGGCTGTCTTTCCGATTCTAAAACAGATAATTTACTGGGATTAATGGATCCCGAAGAATCAAAGGACCTGAAGAAACTTCTACAGTACCCTGAAGACACCGCTGGAGGGATCATGACAACCGAATTTGCGGCAGTTTCTGAAGAGTTGAAAGCAGGTGAAGTTATAAATAAGCTCAAAGAAATGGATAAAGAGGCTGAAAGTATTTATTACATTTATGCATTATCTAAACAGGATAATTTAACAGGCGTTACATCTTTAAAACAGGTGTTATTTGCAGATCAGGATAAACCAATAAAAGAATTCATGACTAAAAATGTCATATCCGTTGATGTTAACAAAAAGCAGTTTGACGTAATAGAAACCATTGCAAAGTACAATTTACTTGCAATCCCTGTTATTGACGATGAAAATCATCTAAAAGGTATTGTAACCGTAGATGATGCCATAGATCTTCTTTTACAGTCAAAATCCTAA
- a CDS encoding DUF308 domain-containing protein, with product MRSLFAGILAIILGLIVIAFPFLTAVTVSIFAGVVVLLIAIWLLILGISELEISRTTGILNLVLGIIALIIAIGLIINPTLLSFIAGLTLSIAGIFLIIAGLISLVDGMHRKMAWAGVLGIVLGIIYLILGLFAFNPVNLGFLIGIWLVITGIFKLVE from the coding sequence ATGAGAAGTCTGTTTGCGGGGATACTGGCCATAATTCTTGGTCTTATAGTTATTGCGTTTCCGTTTTTAACAGCGGTAACAGTCAGCATATTTGCGGGTGTTGTGGTACTTTTAATAGCAATATGGCTGCTTATACTGGGAATATCTGAGCTAGAAATAAGCAGAACAACAGGTATATTGAATTTGGTACTGGGTATTATAGCCCTGATAATAGCAATTGGTTTGATTATAAACCCTACCTTACTCAGCTTTATAGCAGGATTGACACTGTCTATAGCAGGTATATTCCTGATAATAGCAGGTTTAATATCGTTAGTAGATGGAATGCACCGAAAAATGGCATGGGCCGGAGTTTTAGGTATAGTCCTTGGTATTATCTACCTTATATTGGGCTTATTTGCATTTAATCCAGTTAACTTGGGATTCTTAATAGGTATCTGGCTAGTTATAACTGGTATATTCAAATTAGTAGAATGA